A DNA window from Paraburkholderia sp. IMGN_8 contains the following coding sequences:
- a CDS encoding AAA family ATPase, translating to MKLESIAIQEFKQFTGRLVIDDLQPGLNLFTGPNEAGKSTIAEAVRTVFLERYKASHLKDLLPWGKASGQPSVEVTFDLDGTACKLSKHFVTRQRCDLSIGQAVFGEDEAEDKLAALLGFSRPARGPLKAENAGVPGLLWVQQGGTQEVRDSTGHAAQYLRDALSQLSGSNESAGEDALIAAVQRELRQLLTARTQKSTGPLADAEQALTALTAERDELEQQRLQFEENIARLATQQEAFDDAQRKRPWALHEQKAVLAQQRADAAAELERSLQGLAQSLQVNEAELALSLQQEQGATELEAAISRERQQLDAARAGVLTAQNEHGDAVARVAQLEQAYGDASRVLELANAAVMAGDLRSQIALHRAESERLEAAIAAAGKANEAVLEATRAAAALEIDATQLKRLQSLDSELTVLRARTDAAMTRIEYRLNGAITVGDAQVTGEGVLRLDEEKLIGLGDLGELRVIPGVSDLSAQLTELASLESQHAQLLKTLGVASLGEAQARHEQWKTLVAQQKSQAKILEVHAPQGIDALRAALASAAARLETSNERLAMLPDVSAALPPDDARRAADIARDALEAARKVLAQAAENRSTATATTESLAGQLQRKEQQMQDEAFCRNRAQWQTKIVEQRVQVEVLKKQLEGRERELEAARLDDPAAEAKRYRASAELARNEQHERQLRIAELRSQLETVGASGLGERLAAVEAAVEQATRRRDELSLRASALSLLDEVLVDERDTAVAQLRAPLTERLGHYLKRIFPQSTIALGDDLSPATLERDGRADTLDALSFGTREQLGILTRLAYADLLKASGRPTLLMLDDAAVHTDAARRDAIKRALIDAATRHQILVFTCHPELWDDLGVRQRALEDLRVAA from the coding sequence ATGAAGCTGGAAAGTATCGCGATTCAGGAGTTCAAGCAGTTCACCGGCCGGCTCGTCATCGACGATTTGCAACCCGGGCTCAATCTGTTCACCGGCCCCAACGAGGCAGGCAAGAGCACGATCGCCGAGGCCGTGCGGACGGTGTTCCTCGAGCGCTATAAGGCGTCGCATCTGAAAGACTTGCTGCCATGGGGCAAGGCGAGCGGGCAGCCGTCGGTGGAAGTGACGTTCGACCTCGACGGCACCGCGTGCAAGCTGTCGAAGCACTTCGTCACGCGGCAGCGCTGCGATCTGAGCATCGGTCAGGCTGTGTTCGGCGAAGACGAAGCCGAAGACAAGCTTGCCGCGTTACTCGGGTTTTCGCGTCCGGCGCGTGGGCCGCTCAAGGCCGAGAACGCCGGCGTGCCGGGTTTGTTGTGGGTGCAACAAGGCGGCACGCAGGAGGTGCGCGATTCGACCGGCCACGCGGCACAGTATCTGCGCGATGCGCTGTCGCAGCTATCGGGAAGCAATGAATCGGCGGGCGAGGATGCGTTGATCGCCGCCGTGCAGCGCGAGCTTCGTCAGTTGCTGACCGCGCGCACGCAGAAATCCACTGGGCCGCTGGCCGACGCCGAGCAGGCATTGACGGCGCTGACTGCCGAGCGCGATGAGCTGGAACAGCAGCGTCTGCAGTTTGAGGAGAACATTGCGCGTCTAGCCACGCAGCAGGAAGCCTTCGACGATGCGCAACGCAAGCGGCCCTGGGCGCTGCACGAGCAGAAGGCGGTGCTGGCGCAACAGCGCGCCGATGCCGCGGCGGAACTCGAACGCAGTCTTCAGGGGCTTGCGCAGTCGCTGCAAGTGAACGAGGCGGAGCTGGCGTTGTCGTTGCAGCAGGAGCAGGGCGCGACGGAACTGGAGGCCGCAATTTCCCGCGAGCGGCAACAACTCGACGCCGCGCGAGCCGGCGTGCTGACTGCCCAGAATGAGCATGGCGATGCGGTGGCGCGTGTTGCGCAGTTGGAGCAGGCGTATGGCGATGCCAGCCGTGTGCTTGAACTGGCTAACGCCGCCGTCATGGCGGGCGATCTGCGCAGTCAGATTGCTCTGCATCGTGCGGAAAGCGAGCGGCTCGAAGCGGCTATTGCCGCGGCCGGCAAGGCGAACGAGGCCGTTCTCGAGGCAACACGTGCAGCGGCCGCGCTTGAAATCGACGCGACGCAACTGAAACGGCTGCAATCGCTCGATAGCGAATTGACGGTGCTGCGCGCGCGAACCGATGCTGCGATGACACGCATCGAATACCGGCTGAACGGCGCGATCACGGTCGGCGATGCGCAGGTGACCGGCGAGGGCGTGCTGCGTCTCGACGAGGAGAAGTTGATCGGTCTCGGCGATCTCGGCGAATTGCGCGTGATCCCGGGTGTGTCCGATCTGTCCGCGCAGCTCACTGAACTGGCGTCGCTCGAATCTCAGCATGCTCAACTTTTGAAGACGCTGGGTGTGGCGTCGCTGGGCGAAGCGCAGGCGCGCCATGAGCAGTGGAAGACGCTCGTCGCGCAGCAGAAAAGCCAGGCGAAAATTCTCGAAGTGCACGCGCCACAGGGTATCGACGCGCTGCGCGCCGCGTTGGCTTCGGCAGCCGCACGGTTGGAGACATCGAATGAGCGTCTGGCGATGTTGCCCGATGTTTCCGCCGCGCTGCCGCCCGACGATGCACGCCGCGCTGCCGACATCGCTCGCGATGCGTTGGAAGCCGCCAGAAAAGTGCTGGCGCAGGCCGCGGAAAACCGCTCGACCGCGACGGCCACGACCGAATCGCTCGCCGGGCAGCTGCAACGCAAAGAGCAGCAAATGCAAGACGAAGCGTTTTGCCGCAACCGTGCGCAGTGGCAGACGAAAATCGTCGAGCAACGCGTGCAGGTGGAGGTGTTGAAAAAGCAGCTCGAAGGACGCGAGCGCGAACTGGAGGCGGCGCGCCTCGATGATCCGGCGGCTGAGGCGAAGCGCTACCGGGCGTCGGCTGAACTCGCGCGCAACGAGCAGCACGAGCGGCAACTGCGGATTGCGGAATTGCGCAGTCAACTGGAAACGGTCGGCGCCTCCGGGCTTGGCGAGCGTCTCGCGGCTGTGGAGGCAGCGGTGGAGCAGGCCACTCGCCGCAGGGACGAACTGAGTTTGCGGGCGAGCGCATTGAGTTTGCTCGACGAGGTGTTGGTCGACGAGCGCGATACGGCTGTGGCGCAATTGCGTGCGCCGCTGACCGAGCGGCTCGGGCACTATCTGAAGCGGATTTTCCCGCAGTCGACGATCGCACTCGGCGACGATCTGAGTCCCGCGACTTTGGAGCGCGACGGTCGCGCCGATACGCTCGATGCATTGAGCTTCGGCACCCGCGAGCAACTCGGTATTCTGACGCGGCTGGCGTATGCGGATTTGTTGAAGGCTTCAGGCCGCCCCACGTTGCTGATGCTCGACGACGCCGCTGTGCACACCGACGCCGCGCGGCGCGATGCAATCAAACGCGCGTTGATCGATGCCGCGACGCGGCATCAGATTCTGGTGTTCACGTGCCATCCGGAGCTTTGGGACGATCTTGGTGTGAGACAGCGGGCGCTTGAGGATTTGAGGGTGGCGGCTTAG
- the cobJ gene encoding precorrin-3B C(17)-methyltransferase: protein MMPPAIVILGAGALATARRVQALYAGAQVHALQGRVEADVSYIELGAHLGELYARGTPIVALCAAGIVIRCVAPLLSNKGVEPPVLAVAEDGSAVVPLLGGLAGVNVMAREIAAALAVPPAITTSGELRFGTCVLNPPEGYALADLAQGKRFVSDLLAGESTRIEGEAPWLDDAQLPRSSSARLAIRVTPRAWHGDADELVIHPRSVVAALTGSGSGAQIAGHVREALDTHGLAALSLAALLAASERMTDPALAEAAASLNVPLRFAQTRPEDGEPPRNVLHAALRIPYETLHDDANAGIALALAPLAIDPDSIGRARGRLTVIGLGPGSADLMVPAARTALNEATDILGYDTYVKMAGPLRADQRVHGTDNREEMQRARHAFELASTGRSVVMVSSGDPGVFAMAAAVLEALEGAEHTDWAAVELSIVPGVSAAMATAAQAGAPLGHDFCMLSLSDNLKPWTIIEKRLRHAAEADLVMAFYNPISRARPWQLDKALDIVREYRAAATKVVLGRDVGRAGGTLRTTTLGELRSSDVDMRTMVIVGSSTTRGFARGDDGREWVYTPRWYE from the coding sequence ATGATGCCGCCCGCGATCGTGATTCTCGGCGCGGGCGCGTTGGCGACCGCGCGGCGCGTGCAGGCGCTGTATGCCGGTGCGCAGGTGCACGCTTTACAGGGGCGTGTCGAAGCCGACGTCTCGTACATTGAACTCGGTGCGCATCTGGGTGAGCTGTATGCGCGCGGCACGCCGATCGTCGCGCTGTGCGCGGCCGGCATCGTGATTCGCTGCGTCGCGCCGCTGCTGTCGAACAAGGGCGTCGAACCGCCGGTACTGGCCGTCGCCGAAGACGGCAGCGCGGTCGTGCCGCTGCTCGGCGGACTCGCGGGCGTCAACGTGATGGCGCGCGAAATCGCCGCCGCGCTGGCCGTGCCGCCCGCGATCACGACGAGCGGCGAACTGCGCTTCGGTACCTGCGTGCTCAATCCGCCTGAAGGCTATGCGTTGGCCGACCTCGCGCAGGGCAAGCGTTTCGTGTCGGATCTGCTGGCAGGTGAAAGCACGCGAATCGAAGGCGAAGCGCCGTGGCTCGATGATGCGCAATTGCCGCGTTCGAGCTCGGCGCGTCTGGCGATTCGTGTGACGCCGCGTGCATGGCATGGCGATGCCGACGAGTTGGTGATTCATCCGCGTAGTGTGGTTGCAGCGCTAACAGGTTCGGGTTCGGGCGCACAGATCGCCGGGCATGTGCGCGAAGCGTTGGATACGCACGGTCTCGCGGCGCTTTCGCTGGCGGCGCTGCTGGCAGCGTCGGAACGGATGACCGACCCGGCGCTCGCCGAAGCCGCCGCGAGTTTGAACGTGCCGCTGCGGTTCGCTCAAACGCGCCCGGAAGATGGCGAGCCGCCGCGCAATGTGCTGCATGCCGCACTGCGCATCCCCTACGAAACGCTGCACGACGACGCCAACGCGGGCATTGCGCTGGCGCTGGCCCCGCTTGCTATCGATCCCGACAGCATTGGCCGTGCGCGCGGCCGCCTCACGGTGATCGGTCTCGGTCCGGGCAGCGCCGATCTGATGGTGCCCGCGGCGCGCACGGCGCTCAACGAGGCGACCGATATCCTCGGCTACGACACCTACGTGAAAATGGCCGGCCCGTTGCGCGCCGATCAACGCGTGCATGGCACGGACAATCGCGAGGAAATGCAACGCGCGCGTCATGCGTTCGAACTGGCGAGCACGGGACGATCGGTGGTGATGGTGTCGTCGGGCGATCCAGGCGTGTTCGCGATGGCGGCTGCGGTGCTTGAAGCGCTGGAAGGCGCGGAGCACACCGACTGGGCAGCAGTCGAGCTTTCGATCGTACCGGGCGTGTCCGCGGCAATGGCCACTGCGGCGCAAGCCGGCGCGCCGCTGGGACATGACTTCTGCATGCTCTCGCTATCCGATAACCTGAAGCCCTGGACGATCATCGAAAAACGCCTCAGGCACGCGGCCGAAGCGGATCTCGTGATGGCGTTCTATAACCCGATCTCGCGCGCGCGACCGTGGCAGCTGGATAAGGCGCTGGATATCGTGCGGGAATATCGCGCCGCGGCTACGAAAGTGGTGCTCGGGCGCGATGTCGGCAGAGCGGGCGGCACGCTGCGTACGACCACGCTCGGCGAACTGCGTTCCTCCGATGTGGATATGCGGACGATGGTGATCGTCGGTTCGTCGACAACGCGGGGCTTTGCGCGTGGTGACGATGGTCGTGAGTGGGTTTATACGCCGCGGTGGTATGAGTGA
- a CDS encoding precorrin-2 C(20)-methyltransferase, whose amino-acid sequence MSAQGRLFGLGVGPGDPELITLKALRLLKAAPVVAYFVAKGKKGNAFSIIEAHLNDTQQHLPLVYPVTTEALEPPLSYEAIIADFYDTAAGIVAAHLDAGRDVAVICEGDPFFYGSYMYLHDRLAARFEAEVVPGVCSMLGGAAVLGSPLVYRNQSLSVLSGVLPEDELRRRLADADAAVVMKLGRNFDKVRRVLGELGLADRALYVERATMGNQRIVPLAEVDPMASPYFSLLVVPGEKWQG is encoded by the coding sequence ATGAGCGCGCAAGGACGTTTGTTCGGACTCGGCGTCGGTCCCGGCGACCCGGAACTGATCACGCTGAAAGCGCTGCGGCTGCTGAAAGCCGCGCCGGTGGTCGCGTATTTCGTGGCGAAGGGCAAGAAAGGCAACGCGTTCAGCATCATCGAAGCGCATCTGAACGACACGCAACAGCATCTGCCGCTCGTCTATCCGGTCACGACCGAAGCGCTCGAACCGCCGCTCTCGTATGAAGCGATCATCGCCGACTTCTACGACACCGCCGCCGGAATCGTCGCTGCTCATCTAGACGCGGGCCGCGATGTCGCGGTGATCTGCGAAGGCGATCCGTTTTTCTACGGCTCGTATATGTATCTGCACGACCGGCTCGCCGCGCGCTTCGAAGCCGAAGTGGTGCCGGGCGTGTGCTCGATGCTCGGCGGCGCAGCCGTGCTCGGCTCGCCGCTGGTGTATCGCAATCAGAGTTTGTCGGTGCTTTCCGGCGTGTTGCCCGAAGACGAATTGCGCCGGCGTCTCGCCGATGCCGACGCCGCCGTCGTGATGAAACTCGGCCGCAATTTCGACAAGGTGCGGCGCGTGCTGGGCGAACTCGGTCTCGCGGATCGCGCGCTCTACGTCGAACGCGCAACGATGGGCAATCAGCGCATCGTGCCGCTCGCGGAAGTCGATCCGATGGCGTCGCCGTATTTTTCGCTGCTCGTGGTGCCGGGGGAAAAATGGCAAGGATGA
- a CDS encoding precorrin-8X methylmutase: MLDYIRDGQEIYRQSFATIRAEADLSRIPADLEKLAVRVIHACGMVDVIDDLSFSAGAGTAGRTALAQGAPILCDAGMVAQGITRARLPANNEVICTLTHMDVPSLARELGNTRSAAALELWRPHLAGSVVVIGNAPTALFHLLDMLDAGAPKPALILGFPVGFVGAAESKALLAEDSRGVPYVVVHGRRGGSAMAAAAVNALATEVE; this comes from the coding sequence ATGCTTGATTACATTCGCGACGGTCAGGAGATCTATCGCCAATCCTTCGCGACGATTCGCGCCGAGGCCGATCTGTCGCGCATCCCCGCCGACCTCGAGAAACTCGCCGTGCGCGTGATCCACGCCTGCGGGATGGTCGACGTGATCGACGATCTGAGTTTTTCCGCAGGCGCAGGCACCGCGGGCCGCACGGCGCTGGCGCAAGGCGCGCCGATTCTGTGCGATGCGGGCATGGTCGCGCAAGGCATTACGCGAGCACGACTGCCCGCGAATAACGAAGTGATCTGCACGCTTACGCATATGGACGTGCCGTCGTTGGCGCGCGAACTCGGCAACACGCGTTCGGCCGCCGCGCTCGAATTGTGGCGTCCGCATCTGGCGGGCAGCGTCGTCGTGATCGGCAATGCGCCGACTGCCCTCTTTCATCTGCTCGACATGCTCGATGCCGGCGCGCCAAAGCCCGCGTTGATTCTCGGTTTTCCGGTCGGCTTCGTCGGCGCGGCGGAATCGAAAGCGCTGCTCGCAGAAGACAGCCGCGGCGTGCCCTACGTGGTGGTCCACGGCAGACGCGGCGGCAGTGCGATGGCCGCCGCCGCCGTCAATGCGCTGGCTACGGAGGTCGAGTAA
- the cobG gene encoding precorrin-3B synthase, whose product MSVLNHAASSAASFTAARAPRPSACPGLLRIVAARDGGICRIKLPGGALSAAQAAAIAEASQRHATGVIEVTNRANLQVRGVRDGQEAALIAALVSAGLGPAPASGGVDAATWSASAVSAADDVRNVMISPAAGRDPFALYDTTSLTAELLALLQSETRFAALSPKFALLLDGGERLARLDHPHDVWLAATQAHDGVRFVFGLAGCPPTAANAAAVHVARASEFATDASRASALAAVLPSQVVQLVRALLHTFLDLAAADATRIRHLLATHSVGAVLQHAQTYVDFPLSRDASLADWQRGAPADAALRLGAHAQRVVGTWHVGGHPPLGRLDAATLHGLAALARQQGNGTMRMTPWQSVLLPDITADAVPAVLAELNALGLACDPAQPITRLIACAGSTGCAKSLADTKADALQLAARLPDGVDVHLSGCPRSCAAAHCAPYTLLAVAPGTYDLYRRDTSADFGECVAHQLTIEQAADMLEQLARSPLDA is encoded by the coding sequence GTGTCCGTATTGAATCACGCTGCGTCTTCCGCTGCTTCGTTTACCGCTGCCCGAGCGCCGCGGCCTTCGGCTTGTCCGGGGCTGCTGCGCATTGTCGCCGCGCGCGATGGCGGGATTTGCCGGATCAAATTGCCCGGCGGCGCATTGAGTGCCGCGCAGGCTGCCGCGATCGCCGAGGCGAGCCAGCGGCATGCCACCGGTGTGATCGAAGTGACAAACCGTGCGAATCTGCAGGTGCGCGGCGTGCGGGACGGGCAGGAAGCGGCGTTGATTGCGGCTTTGGTGTCGGCCGGTCTCGGGCCGGCTCCTGCGAGTGGCGGCGTAGATGCTGCCACCTGGTCGGCTTCTGCAGTATCCGCTGCCGATGACGTGCGCAACGTGATGATCAGCCCCGCAGCGGGACGCGATCCGTTCGCGCTGTACGACACCACTTCGCTGACCGCCGAGCTTCTCGCGCTGTTGCAAAGCGAAACGCGTTTTGCAGCGCTGTCGCCGAAATTCGCCTTGCTGCTCGACGGCGGCGAACGTCTTGCCAGGCTCGATCATCCGCATGATGTGTGGCTCGCGGCGACGCAGGCGCACGACGGCGTGAGATTTGTCTTTGGATTAGCGGGATGTCCGCCCACGGCGGCCAATGCGGCGGCCGTACATGTGGCTCGCGCGAGCGAGTTCGCTACTGACGCGTCGCGTGCAAGCGCCCTCGCCGCCGTCCTGCCGTCGCAAGTCGTCCAACTGGTTCGCGCGCTTCTGCACACGTTTCTCGATCTGGCCGCCGCCGACGCCACGCGCATACGCCATCTGCTCGCCACGCATTCCGTCGGCGCGGTATTGCAGCACGCTCAAACGTATGTCGATTTCCCGCTGTCACGCGACGCGTCGCTCGCCGACTGGCAGCGCGGCGCGCCTGCCGATGCCGCGCTGCGGCTCGGCGCACACGCTCAACGCGTAGTGGGAACGTGGCACGTGGGCGGCCATCCGCCGCTCGGACGCCTCGACGCCGCGACCTTGCACGGCCTCGCCGCGCTGGCTCGGCAGCAAGGCAACGGCACAATGCGCATGACGCCCTGGCAAAGCGTGCTGCTGCCCGATATCACTGCGGACGCCGTGCCGGCCGTGCTTGCTGAACTGAACGCGTTAGGCCTTGCGTGCGATCCCGCGCAGCCCATCACACGTCTGATCGCCTGCGCCGGCTCGACCGGTTGCGCAAAAAGTCTCGCCGACACCAAAGCCGACGCGCTGCAATTAGCCGCTCGCTTGCCCGACGGCGTCGACGTCCATCTGAGCGGCTGCCCGCGCTCGTGCGCCGCCGCGCATTGCGCGCCGTACACGCTGCTGGCCGTGGCGCCCGGCACGTACGACCTTTATCGACGCGACACCTCGGCGGATTTCGGCGAGTGCGTCGCGCACCAACTGACGATCGAACAGGCCGCCGACATGCTCGAACAATTGGCCCGGAGCCCTTTAGATGCTTGA
- the cbiE gene encoding precorrin-6y C5,15-methyltransferase (decarboxylating) subunit CbiE yields MSAWLTVVGIGDDGFAGLGRPARRALLEASVVYGGERHLAMLPARLAARRAAWPRPFDLAPLLAERAAPVCVLASGDPMLFGVGATLARQLPAGELRVLPAPSSLSLAAARLGWPLQDVTTVSLVGRPLPALNAHLHDGARVFVLSADGGTPAALAELLNARGFGATRMIVLEHLGGELERRIDGRADQWSAGDVAALNLIALECRATDGAPRLPLTAGLPDDAFRHDGQLTKRDVRAITLARLAPTPGELLWDVGAGSGSIGIEWMRAHPSCRAIAIEGHAERQRLIEHNRDALGVPGLQLVAGRAPEALDGLAEPDAVFIGGGVTVPGVLDACWASLRAGGRLVANAVTLQGEAALVAWREQHGGTLTRIALADAQPLGGFDTWRQALPITLLDVTKTASMLPAAAELHHQP; encoded by the coding sequence ATGTCGGCGTGGCTGACCGTGGTGGGCATAGGCGATGACGGCTTCGCCGGCTTGGGGCGGCCCGCGCGGCGCGCTTTGCTGGAAGCGTCGGTGGTGTACGGCGGCGAACGCCATCTGGCGATGCTGCCCGCGCGCCTGGCCGCCCGCCGCGCGGCGTGGCCGCGTCCGTTCGATCTCGCGCCCTTGCTGGCGGAGCGCGCGGCGCCCGTGTGCGTGTTGGCAAGCGGCGACCCGATGCTGTTCGGCGTCGGCGCAACGCTGGCGCGGCAACTGCCGGCCGGCGAGTTGCGGGTGCTGCCGGCGCCGTCGTCGTTGTCGCTGGCGGCGGCGCGGCTCGGCTGGCCCTTGCAGGATGTGACGACGGTGTCGCTGGTGGGGCGGCCGCTGCCGGCGCTGAACGCGCATCTGCACGACGGCGCGCGCGTGTTCGTGCTGAGCGCGGACGGCGGCACGCCCGCGGCGCTGGCGGAATTACTGAACGCGCGTGGCTTCGGCGCGACCCGCATGATCGTGCTGGAACACCTGGGCGGCGAGCTGGAGCGCCGGATCGACGGCCGCGCGGATCAATGGTCGGCGGGCGACGTGGCGGCACTGAATCTGATCGCGCTCGAATGCCGCGCAACGGATGGCGCGCCGCGTCTGCCGCTGACCGCCGGCTTACCCGATGATGCTTTTCGCCACGACGGCCAGTTGACCAAACGAGACGTGCGCGCCATCACGCTGGCGCGTCTCGCGCCGACGCCCGGCGAATTACTGTGGGATGTCGGCGCGGGCAGTGGCTCGATCGGCATCGAATGGATGCGCGCGCATCCGAGCTGCCGCGCGATCGCGATCGAAGGGCACGCGGAGCGTCAGCGTCTCATCGAACACAATCGCGATGCGTTGGGCGTGCCGGGGCTGCAACTCGTCGCCGGCCGCGCGCCTGAAGCGTTGGACGGTCTGGCCGAACCGGATGCCGTGTTCATCGGCGGCGGCGTGACGGTGCCGGGCGTGCTGGATGCCTGCTGGGCGAGCTTGCGCGCCGGCGGGCGACTGGTCGCCAATGCCGTGACTTTGCAAGGCGAGGCGGCGCTTGTAGCGTGGCGCGAACAGCATGGCGGCACGCTCACACGCATTGCGCTCGCCGACGCGCAACCGCTCGGCGGCTTCGATACCTGGCGGCAGGCATTGCCGATTACGCTGCTCGACGTGACCAAGACAGCCAGCATGTTGCCGGCCGCGGCCGAATTGCACCATCAACCGTAA
- a CDS encoding cobalt-precorrin-5B (C(1))-methyltransferase — protein sequence MRDETPEQPAPLRSGYTTGSCATATSLAAARLLLTGIASEIAEIVLPKGQHVPMPLVFCRLINDGADGAEAGTVKDAGDDPDVTHGAIVFARVRLRAEPGVSFHAGPGVGTVTRAGLTLPVGEPAINPVPRKMMTEHLTDLAAEHAYRGGFEVTIGVEGGEELALKTMNPRLGILGGLSILGTTGIVRPFSCSAYIASIHQGIDVARANGYTHVAACTGNASEDAMRAHYGLPDIALIEMGDFVGAVLKHMKRAPVERLSICGGFGKLSKLAAGHLDLHSRNSSIDLAQLAVWASEHGADAALQAAIRAANTSQQAVALARAQNVPLGDIVCQHALAVARKIVPPQVAVEMFAIDRQGNLIGAAQ from the coding sequence ATGCGCGACGAAACGCCTGAACAACCCGCGCCGCTGCGCAGCGGCTACACGACCGGCAGTTGCGCCACCGCGACGTCGCTCGCGGCGGCGCGTCTGCTGCTTACGGGCATCGCCAGCGAGATCGCGGAAATCGTCTTGCCCAAGGGCCAGCATGTGCCGATGCCGCTGGTGTTCTGCCGCCTGATCAACGATGGCGCCGATGGCGCCGAAGCGGGCACCGTTAAGGATGCCGGCGACGACCCCGACGTGACGCACGGCGCGATCGTGTTCGCGCGCGTGCGGCTGCGCGCCGAACCAGGCGTGAGTTTTCACGCGGGGCCGGGTGTCGGCACGGTGACACGTGCGGGCTTGACGCTGCCGGTCGGCGAACCGGCGATCAATCCGGTGCCGCGCAAGATGATGACTGAGCATCTGACCGATCTGGCTGCTGAGCACGCATACCGTGGCGGTTTCGAGGTGACGATCGGCGTAGAAGGCGGCGAAGAACTTGCGCTGAAGACGATGAACCCGCGCCTCGGCATTCTCGGCGGCCTGTCGATTCTCGGCACCACCGGAATCGTGCGGCCGTTCTCGTGCTCGGCGTACATCGCGTCGATTCATCAGGGCATCGACGTCGCGCGTGCGAACGGCTACACGCATGTCGCGGCCTGCACCGGCAACGCGAGCGAAGACGCAATGCGCGCGCATTACGGCCTGCCGGACATCGCGCTGATCGAAATGGGCGACTTCGTCGGCGCGGTGCTCAAGCATATGAAGCGCGCGCCGGTCGAACGCTTGAGCATTTGCGGCGGCTTCGGCAAGCTCAGCAAACTGGCTGCGGGGCATCTCGATCTGCATAGCCGGAATTCGAGCATCGATCTGGCGCAACTGGCCGTGTGGGCGTCCGAACATGGCGCGGACGCGGCATTACAGGCGGCGATTCGCGCGGCCAATACGAGTCAGCAAGCGGTGGCATTGGCGCGTGCGCAAAACGTGCCGCTCGGCGATATCGTCTGTCAGCATGCGCTCGCGGTGGCGCGCAAAATCGTGCCGCCGCAGGTCGCCGTCGAAATGTTCGCGATCGACCGCCAGGGCAATTTGATCGGAGCCGCGCAATGA
- a CDS encoding cobalt-precorrin-6A reductase — translation MTRILLLGGTGDALKIARRLGADHVYSLAGLGKVPDDLLCTVRVGGFGGAEGMARYIEQKRIGLVIDATHPYAAQISTNAVKASHAARVPCWALRRPGWHPQPGDDWRMVDQWSELTAVLAVFRRPLFTLGREPLAHLDDIPPHQFWTVRCLDPHDGHARARILAARGPFTLEGERALFSAEAFDVVVSKNSGGSATEAKLEVARECGLPVVMLRRPELPAADREFEGVVELLDALRHLSS, via the coding sequence ATGACGCGCATCCTGCTGCTCGGCGGCACCGGCGACGCGTTGAAGATCGCGCGTCGACTCGGGGCTGATCACGTGTACAGTCTCGCCGGGCTCGGCAAGGTGCCGGACGACCTGTTGTGTACGGTGCGCGTCGGCGGCTTTGGCGGCGCTGAAGGGATGGCGCGCTACATCGAACAGAAGCGCATTGGGCTCGTGATCGACGCGACGCACCCATACGCCGCGCAAATCAGCACAAATGCCGTGAAAGCGAGCCATGCCGCGCGCGTGCCGTGCTGGGCGCTGCGCCGCCCTGGCTGGCATCCGCAACCCGGCGACGATTGGCGCATGGTCGATCAGTGGAGCGAACTGACAGCGGTGCTCGCCGTGTTCAGGCGGCCACTCTTCACGCTCGGACGCGAACCGCTCGCGCATCTCGACGACATCCCGCCGCACCAATTCTGGACCGTGCGCTGTCTCGACCCACACGACGGTCATGCCCGCGCCCGGATTCTGGCCGCACGTGGCCCGTTCACGCTCGAAGGCGAGCGAGCGCTTTTCAGCGCCGAAGCGTTCGACGTGGTGGTCAGCAAAAACAGCGGCGGCAGCGCCACCGAGGCGAAACTCGAAGTCGCGCGCGAATGTGGCCTGCCGGTCGTCATGCTGCGGCGACCCGAGTTGCCTGCAGCCGATCGCGAGTTCGAGGGCGTGGTCGAATTGCTCGACGCGTTGCGGCACTTATCCTCCTGA